A region of Synergistaceae bacterium DNA encodes the following proteins:
- the tnpA gene encoding IS200/IS605 family transposase produces MAVILSVVQNIEYRRKVLVGNVEIRLKELLYEKTDEIDVQIAKLEIMPDHIHAFVKTRSINAPHYIVRQLKGYTARVLRLELPHLLKMPYLRTRSYYCESVGHISEKTIMKYIEEQKNK; encoded by the coding sequence TTGGCTGTCATCTTATCTGTTGTCCAAAATATCGAATATCGGCGCAAGGTACTTGTTGGTAATGTAGAAATCCGACTCAAAGAACTTTTATACGAGAAAACTGATGAGATCGATGTTCAGATTGCAAAGCTTGAGATCATGCCGGATCACATTCACGCTTTTGTCAAAACGCGGTCTATAAACGCTCCTCACTATATTGTCCGACAGCTCAAGGGCTATACGGCAAGAGTATTGCGCTTGGAACTTCCTCATCTCCTAAAAATGCCTTACTTGCGAACACGTTCGTATTACTGTGAATCTGTGGGGCATATTTCAGAGAAAACTATCATGAAGTATATCGAAGAGCAGAAAAATAAATGA